CTATTCTATTTCGGGTGAACCTATTCTTAGCCGATGAGCTTCTGCGTTTCGTATCATTATCCTGTTGGAATGTCTATTTTAAGGGTATATTATATTCAGAATATGACAGTAAGACATCCCTAAGTATATTTGCATATGCGTTTTGGTCTATAATACCATAAATCATATGTTATGGACTGATACCATTGTAAAAAAACAAACCCATACCATAATTTTCGGTCCACCATGGTTGAAAGTCATCAGTGGGTGTTTTGGGTGGTACTCCGTGTTTGGAGGTCATCAGATATACTGGAGTGAACCagttccaccaaatagaactATTTTTGACCCATCAGTCCAAAGGATATTACGCCATTTGGAGACTGGCCAGATTAGGTAGGTCTTACGGAAGCTTAACCTTGCCTTAATATGCCTAGGGCTAAGTAGGGGATCCTTTTGTGGACTCCTCTCACAAACATTTTGATTCAGTAGTCATCTCTGAATAGTAACGTCGCTTATTCCCAAGTTCAGCTCAGACTTTATGTCCCCAAAGGATGCAAAAGGATAGACTTTGCTGTAACAAACTATGCGCCGATCCTCTATATCTGTGGTTTTACGTATGGTACCACGGTTTTCGGGCTTCCGttcatatttaatggcattggataccattttggcagaacattcaagggttttttgaatgtccttatatgtttttccttcctttctaagcttaaaaattaacattCTTTTCTCCTGGGAGGAGTGGTGTCCTCTACCCactaaaatacatttttttgaatttttttttaatttattgccctttaaaatatacgaattatcttaaccaaactcactttttagaaaatattgatcATTTCGAGACTTTACGATGGACAAAACCAGAGACTGCTATTCTAATGAACAGCCTAAAAGTGGTGAATTTGCTCaagaatgtaaataaaaaaaggataacatgaaaaactgacgggattttctttttttctatatctatacattccattttacaaaaataagtggaataaAAAGTGGATTCAAAAAAGGGACATGGAGAAATACATTTGTGTTTCTTAGTTTCCAtcgcactgctatttttttgaacacagctgtacatacataaataggTGGTCGTTAATACCAATTATAGTGGTGATATGATTTTCTTTAAGGATACtatattcatatatgtatgtatataggaAATAATACCTTTTTTTCAATAATGTGCAGATTATGTAGATAGTTTTCAAAGTAAAATGTTCTAGAACTTAAAATTTCCAAACATTCATTCGTACATTTTCTGTTGTGAAAACTTTAGAAATACCATTGATTTAGGTGAACAATATTTTGGAGGTCAATTTATCCCCTGCCTAATGTTATCAACTAATCGGATTTATTTACAAAACTTTCGGCTAAGACTTCCGATCATTAGTATTTAAACACATGGCAGatatttgtaaatataaatGAAGATTTAGGTATAATTTACTTAATGAACTTAAGAGCTCTTTTCTACTGTTTAgttattgaataaaattttctgGAATTTCTTAGTTGTAATATGAAAACTATCTCAAATCGTAAAACTTATAAGGAACCTCCATCTTTCAATATTACTACGATTTGCGATGTTTCTAGCTATGATATAGGAatttttccatatatttttcTGATAGTTGAGATTATCAGCTTTCGTATGGTTAGAATTTACATATTCGAACGATCTCTTGAGCTCACCTTAATAAACGCACCTTACTGCGAAGTTATAGTTTTATAGTTTATAGTTTTATCGCAGTTACTGGGCAACTGTAGTTTAGCACTATTGAGCCCGAGGTTATTACCTCCTGTTTCTGAAGTGCACCACTCAGACCCTTTTTTAAGTTATCGATAGTAACCGTGGATTAGAGGTTATCATGAATGCACCACTTGTGTTTGCGATCGGTTTTCAGAAACCAATTAAGCACTTGAGCAATTTATGGTGTGAAAACGATTAAATGGATCAATCTAAAGCCAGTTTAGCAATCTTTAAAGGAATACTTAAGAGCGCGCATGTACATACTTCTTATAAGCCTATCAGTATTTCTACCCGGCGAATTAccgcacatacatacacacctACAAACGATCCTAAGTACAAACATATGTGTATGTACTTGCTCATACTTGCTCACTTTCTCTGTGTTTGTATAGAGAGAATCATTCTCAAGTTAGGTCTCGAGCTGAGTTTGCGATCTCAGTTTGAGCAGTCCGCATTGAGAGGCCGATGCGATCGTTTGGCTCGGTTGAATCTTCCTCAATAAGTCGGTTGTTCCCGTAACCtctgtgtgcctgtgtgtgtatatatatatatatatatattgtgcAGTACTGAGAAAGTGCAAAATCAAGAGTTGAATGTAAACTGCACAAacgtaaataaatataatacgaAAACTGCAATGTCTGCGAAGACTTCGGTGTGGCTGGTGTTCTTTTGCGCCCTCGGCTGCCTGATTCACGATGCCGATTTTCGGAGTATTCAACCAAAGGCATCCCAGTGCGGCTATCAGGTAAGTTACTTCAACCATTCTTAGAAAAGGGCAGAGAAGTGGTGGGGCATGCAACATGTTGCTTGCTGCGCAGCCTTGCAAGTACAGAAAATACCTCATACAGGCTGAGTTTAAAGTAAGAATCGAACTGATTACTGGTATACAATATATACACATAGGGTATATACATTTTGCCGGTAATCTCAGCCTTTATGTGTGAAAATAGTATATAATTGTTTCATGCAAatggtaaaaaataaaaagaaattagTTTTTCGATTTTGCACTGATAAGCGTACCAGGCAAAGGAGCAAATTAGAAAAAACTCAACAGTGAAGTGCCGATACACTCCACTCACTAAATTTTATTTAGaattaataaaattgtaatatatttattgtaattaatataagCATAGTTAGAAATTCTGAATGGCTAGAGAAGGAggatttaataaatttaatataataaaaaatagaTATTAATTCTTccaaatttgatttttcagAGCTGCCATCCTACCAAACCCAACATGCTGAACGTGCACCTGGTGGCCCACACACATGACGACGTGGGATGGCTGAAGACCGTTGACCAATACTACTATGGCAGCGAGACCAGGATCCAAAAGGCTGGAGTCCAGTACATAATCGATTCGGTGGTGGAGGCTCTGCTCAGGGATCCCGAGAAGCGATTCATCTATGTGGAATCTGCGTTCTTCTTCAAGTGGTGGAAGGAGCAGAAGCCCAAGGTTCAGGAGGCAGTGAAGATGCTGGTGGAGCAGGGAAGACTCGAATTCATTGGCGGCGCCTGGAGCATGAATGACGAGGCCACCACCCATTACCAGAGTGTGATCGATCAGTTCTCCTGGGGTTTGAGGTATGTCTGAATGCATTgataaatttttgttttaactATTAAATGAGTTTTTCAAATGCAGACTTTTGAATGACACCTTTGGTGAGTGCGGACGTCCGCGGGTTGGATGGCAAATAGATCCCTTTGGTCACTCCCGGGAAATGGCATCCATGTTCGCGCAAATGGGTTTCGATGGCATGTTCTTCGGTAGACTGGACTACCAGGATAAGGACGAGCGTCTGATGACCAAAAATGCAGAGATGATCTGGCATGGATCAGCCAATTTGGGTACTTAACTCACGCCCATCGTAAGACTTTTTACTAAATCTACTTGCTATATTTCAGGAGAGGAAGCGGATTTGTTCAGTGGCGCCCTCTACAACAACTACCAGGcgccagatggcttctgctTCGATATCCTATGCAGCGATGCACCCATAATCGATGGCAAACACAGTCCCGACAATAATGTTAAAGAGCGCGTAAGAACTGATACCATATGTGGTCTATTTTATGTTTTACTCTGGCATTGGTTGAGCTTCTGTTATGTCTTTCATTTGTGTATCCCATTCCCATCATTATTAGATCGATACGtttttggatttcgccaagacCCAATCGCAATACTACCGCACCAACAATATCATTGTCACAATGGGCGGTGATTTCACATACCAGGCTGCTCAAGTTTACTATAAGAACCTCGACAAGTTGATACGGTAATTGCATAATGTTATGTCCTTGCGCAGCTAACTGTTAAAGAAAGCCCCTTCAAATTCCAAATTGTTCTGTCCAACACTGTGCCGTCCGTTACCATACAAAAATCCAGTTAAATTTGACTGCCATGTGTGTGAAAAAAACAGGTGGATACATTCCTGGCTTACGTAACGAAAATGGCTGAACACTATCGCACTCCCAACGTGATTCTGACCATGGGTGAGGATTTCCACTACCAGAACGCTGATATGTGGTACAAAAATCTGGACAAGCTGATTAAGTAAGTAGGGGCTTTCCTTGACAGAGCTTAGCGATGAGAAGGGGCATGGTCTGTACTATAAAGTTCCCGTTTTTTTCGACCCATAGATATGGCAATGAACGCCAGGCAAATGGCTCGAACATAAACCTTCTGTATTCCACTCCATCGTGCTATCTGAAATCCCTGCACGATGCCGGCATCACCTGGCCAACCAAGAGCGATGACTTTTTCCCATATGCCTCCGATCCGCATGCCTACTGGACGGGATATTTCACATCGCGACCCACCTTGAAGCGTTTCGAACGGGATGGCAATCACTTCCTGCAGGTCTGCAAGCAGTTGAGTGCCCTGGCGCCCAAGAAACCCGAAGAATTCGATCCCCACTTGACCTTCATGAGGGAAACGCTCGGAATAATGCAGCACCACGATGCCATAACTGGAACAGAGAAGGAAAAGGTGGCTCTGGATTATGCCAAGCGGATGAGTGTTGCCTTCAGAGCTTGTGGAGCTACCACTCGTAATGCCCTGAATCAGTTGGCGGTGCAATCGAAGGATAATATCAAGGATAAGTCGGCGAAATATGTGTTCGAGTTCAAAACCTGTGCCCTACTGAACATCACCTCGTGTCCCGTGTCCGAGGTGAACGATAGATTTGCTCTAACCCTCTACAATCCACTGGCTCACACGGTCAATGAGTATGTGAGGATTCCTGTGCCATATTCCAACTATAGGATCATCGATAACAAGGGTATGTTGCATAGCAAAAGCTAAAGAAGAGATTCAATATTAAcagattattattattttcaggTGTTACTCTGGAAAGCCAAGCTGTTCCGATTCCCCAAGTGCTGATCGACATTAAGCATAGAAATTCCACAGCCAAATACGAAATTGTTTTCCTAGCTACCAATATTCCACCTTTGGGATATCGTACATATTATGTTGAAAAACTTGATAGTACCGAGGATAATACTAGATCAAAGGCTTTGCCGAAGAGAACTTCCAGCGTTACAGTGATTGGAAATAGTGTAAGTTAACCGATTATCACTTATATAATATAtcatttatattaatttatatattcttaTGTTACTAGCACATTAAACTTGGTTTCGACACCAATGGTTTCCTTTCTGAAGTCACTGCTGATGGCCTAACCAGATTGGTCAGTCAGGAGTTCCTGTTCTACGAGGGTGCTGTTGGAAACAACGCGGAGTTCCTGAATCGATCATCTGGCGCCTATATCTTCCGACCCAACGAGAACAAGATTCACTTTGCCACCGACCAAGTCGAAATTCAAGTCTACAAGGGTGATCTGGTTCAAGAAGTTCATCAGAAGTTCAACGATTGGATTAGCCAGGTGGTGCGAGTTTACAACAAGGATTCATTCGCTGAGTTCGAGTGGCTGGTTGGACCGATTCCCATTGATGATGGCATTGGCAAGGAGGTGATTACTCGCTTCAACTCTGACATCGCTTCGGATGGCATTTTCCGCACCGATTCAAATGGTAACTCCTAGGAAAATCAAATGTCTCAAGATCAGACTTTCATGACATATTACTTCTTACAGGTCGCGAGATGATCAAGAGGAAAATCAACCATCGCGATACGTGGAGTGTGAAAATCAACGAAGCCGTTGCCGGCAATTACTATCCCATTACGACTAAAATAGATCTGGAGGACGACACTGCCCGCATGGCCATCCTAACGGACAGAGCCCAGGGTGGCAGCTCCTTGAAGGACGGATCCTTGGAACTGATGGTTCACCGTCGTCTGTTGAAGGACGATGCCTTTGGAGTGGGCGAGGCCTTGAATGAAACCGAGTTTGGCGATGGACTGATTGCCCGAGGCAAGCACCATCTGTTCTTCGGCAAGTCGACGGATCGGGAAGGTGTTTCCCTCAAGGGAATCGAGAGGCTAACCCAGCTGGAGAAACTGCTACCCACATGGAAGTTCTTCAGCAATATGGAGGATTACAGTGCCGATGAATGGCAGACAGCTTTCACTAATATCGTAAGTGGCTGGCATACTTATAAAATGAATTGAtgttatttgaatttaaattttgcaGTTCAGTGGAATTTCATTGGTTCTGCCGAAACCCGTGCACCTGCTCACCTTGGAACCCTGGCACGAGAACCAACTCCTGGTGCGCTTCGAGCACATCATGGAGAACGGCGAGGACGCATCCTACTCCCAGCCCGTGCAGTTCAATGTCAAGAACGTGCTGAGTGCCTTCGATGTCGAGGGCATCCGCGAAACGACTCTGGATGGCAATGCCTGGCTGGACGAAAGTCGACGACTCCAGTTTGCGCCGGATCCTGAAGAAGCCGCGTTCAACACGTATGCCACATTCTCGCAACCCGCCGAATCCGTTCACCTACTAAGTGCCGAGAAGCCCATGTTGGGTGTTAAGTACGCCGACGAGGGCTTGCCAGCTGGACAACTTGGTGCCGAGAGCAACCGCATTAAGCGCGAAACAGACTCGCGTCAGGACAAAAAGGACGAGGGTCGCAGCTCCAAGTCGACTGAGGGTCCTTACAACTCCTTCAAGGCAGATAGTAGCAACCAGGAATACATTATCGAGCTGAGCCCAATGGAAATCAGAACATTCATTGTATACCTAACACCAGCGTAAAATACTATTTACTCTAAAGCAACGAAAGTATAAccttaataaaatttaatgagTAATATAATGTAGGGATGTTTTCTTAAGCATTCATTATTTGTAGTATCTATACTACAGAATGTCCTGTAATTTCTGAATCTACTGCTGCTGGAGCTTCTTGGAATTTGTTTCTGTAGATACTTGCTAGTATAACAATACATTTGGATTATAATTTAGAATGACCAACAATGTAAGTTTCAAGGAAGAAAAGTCCTTTGTCCTCAGGCGATGCGACTTGATTTATGTGTTTTCAGTTGACTTAGGGACAAACGTTTAAAATTGCGGTCAGAAAAgatgtatttatatttcaattcTTTAAACTAGAGCAACCCGAGGATATAGTACATGAATAATGAACTATATGCTACCCCTTTTTATTACACTGCAATGAGAACTGGAAAAACAGACGTTGCGGATGACTTAATATTAATCATgcattcatatttaataaagCTTACCcccaatttaatttttagcCAGGGGCACGAACTTACTTAAATATACATGTGTGGTATACGGACTGCAGTCGTTGCACAAATGTTTAATAACTTTCGTGGCACAAGGGGTAACAAAAGTCCAGTTAGCACATATAAGGGTGCAAGTGCGCTTGTATGTTTACCCtctttaataaaaaattcatCTATTACTTTTGAAGGAGTACGAAGTAGTAGAATGCAAAAgcgtattttaatgaaaaaagTTGAAAACTTTCATTGCAAAAGGGGCAAGTCGTTTTGTACCATTTGTACTTATTCTAGATTTAATTGCGTCTAGTTTTCTCATTCGTTGGCTTTTCAGGGACTTAAATGTTTAAGCACTTACCATCCAAAGAgcttttaaatatatgtttgTTGCAGTTTTGAATTCCTTGAGATCAAAGCGGCACATTTTCTAAGAAACatttgtaaaattttatttatattcactTTTCCGTATATGATTTTGCTTTACACTCATATAAACTAATTTCTATAAAGTTGTCTATTCCGATTACAGTATAATAATATATTGCCTTTCACATATCATTAATTCAGATAAGTGCATGTCttgtatacatataaatataccTAATATTTTGTAGTAAAAGCTTCGAATTTATTTGCACGTCTTTTCAGCTCTTGTATTAGCCTATTTGTGGTTGATTGTGAACTCTGATAGGATCCTAGAatgcgtatatatatatttttatatatattaatacaATCGATCTAAACGCCTGTGTGTACATAGTAAATATTATCGTATAACGCATTAACAAAAGCGCACGCATGCTATCCAATCTTAAAGGCACATCTTTCATGTATGATATATAgaattttgtttgattttggtCTGTTTGGTTGCTAACATATGCACTATTGTATACTCATGCCGAGTCTAAGTGGTCCCAATCGTTGCGGGCCCAGTTCGGTAACTCCGTTTCGTACTCCCATCCAGGGCCCTAAAAAATATagtaaatatattattaaagtttataattcaCATCTGAATTATAACCAATTACCTTGTACTTCCATGCGTGCAGATACATTATAAGGTCCTTTGACTTTGGATCACGGTAGTGCACTTTGCACTCGTAGCAATGCTCATCTACAGTCACCTTGCCCACATGGCATCCACCTCCACTCAGTGGACTCTCCACTGCATCCAGTGCTGGAGCTGGGCAGATTTCCGTGGAAGACTTCTGTGCCGCAACTTGATACTCCTTGACTGCATTTGTGGTTTCTAAAAGTTTAACACTATTTTCCGGCTGCAGTGGCTCATTGCAAGGTGGTGTAGTTTCCCGGGAATTGGCGCACCCATCATCATCGCTGTGATGAACAACTGAAAGATGTCATACGATATTAGATACACTGCATCATAAGATACCATATGGGTTAACCCACCGGAAGTGTGCTCACTGCTGAGACTTTCCCGATCTGCCTCATCCTTGGTGCTCTTGAACATGGATATATCCGAGTCGCAATCTATGCCCAGCCAGTTCTCCGCATTGTGTATGTTTATGAGATCTCGTATAAGCTCTTCATCCGACTTTCCACCGATATCTCCGGATCGTCCTTTGAGCGGACCGAAGACTTCGTGATTGTACAGTGGATCGTTCAGAATGGGATAACCTACGGAAAATGTGACACTTTCATTTAGTAACTTGTATTACAAATGCTTTATTTAAGATAATCTCACCTAAGTATTGCAAGTGCACTCTAATCTGATGCATTCGGCCAGTGAGTGGTTTGCAGAGCACCACACTGGTGGTGCCATTTTGGGATAGCTTCTGGAAGGTCGTCGTGCAATCCTTGCCCTTGGGCGATACTTTGCACACGCCAATCTTGTAGCTAACTACTTCAATGGGCTCCTTGCACTCCACGATGCCACTGAGAATTGAACAAATGTTAGCTAAAGAATCTTTGAAGTTGGAATGGTTACTCACTCTGGAAAAACGCCCTCCACCCTGCAGATGTACTCCTTCTCCACCTGCCTGTTGCGAATCTGCTGCTCCATTTGGCGCGCCTTTTTGGGACTGCGTCCAAAAAGTAGAAGTCCCGAGGTCAATCGATCTAGTCGATGAATTGTGCGTAGATTCTTGAGATTGAACTCCTTGGCCAGAATGAAGACTACGGTGTTGTGCCTATAACGTCCACACGGATGCACCTGTAAGAGTGGAGGCACAAGGAATGATtagatatattatataatagcTAAACCATAAAATCGGCGTATATAGATGTGCAGGAAGTAGGTTTGGCTGACAGTGATAGCATTCAAATACAGCCTAAAGTCGAAGTAGTTAACTATTTCTGTATTAAATGTGTAACATGGCGGTCGTTTAAGCCACTTACAGGTATCGATGCTGGCTTATTTACAACTACAATGTCCTCATCCATATgcacaattttaattggttgACAAGTCACGGGAACTTCGTGTCTGTAAAGATAGCCATGAAACTGGGGTTAGTTCGATATATCATCTCCGTCGGCTATATCACTAGAGATCGGTAAGATTATTAAGATACGCTAAACGGATGGGCAATTTTTACGAGACTCATTCATTGGCTCACTGAAGTCTGTTTTAATGGGCTGTATCTTGAAGGCTTTTCAAATATATGGTTATGGTTGTAAAAAGTTTA
This genomic stretch from Drosophila mauritiana strain mau12 chromosome 2L, ASM438214v1, whole genome shotgun sequence harbors:
- the LOC117145464 gene encoding lysosomal alpha-mannosidase isoform X2, translating into MSAKTSVWLVFFCALGCLIHDADFRSIQPKASQCGYQSCHPTKPNMLNVHLVAHTHDDVGWLKTVDQYYYGSETRIQKAGVQYIIDSVVEALLRDPEKRFIYVESAFFFKWWKEQKPKVQEAVKMLVEQGRLEFIGGAWSMNDEATTHYQSVIDQFSWGLRLLNDTFGECGRPRVGWQIDPFGHSREMASMFAQMGFDGMFFGRLDYQDKDERLMTKNAEMIWHGSANLGEEADLFSGALYNNYQAPDGFCFDILCSDAPIIDGKHSPDNNVKERVDTFLAYVTKMAEHYRTPNVILTMGEDFHYQNADMWYKNLDKLIKYGNERQANGSNINLLYSTPSCYLKSLHDAGITWPTKSDDFFPYASDPHAYWTGYFTSRPTLKRFERDGNHFLQVCKQLSALAPKKPEEFDPHLTFMRETLGIMQHHDAITGTEKEKVALDYAKRMSVAFRACGATTRNALNQLAVQSKDNIKDKSAKYVFEFKTCALLNITSCPVSEVNDRFALTLYNPLAHTVNEYVRIPVPYSNYRIIDNKGVTLESQAVPIPQVLIDIKHRNSTAKYEIVFLATNIPPLGYRTYYVEKLDSTEDNTRSKALPKRTSSVTVIGNSHIKLGFDTNGFLSEVTADGLTRLVSQEFLFYEGAVGNNAEFLNRSSGAYIFRPNENKIHFATDQVEIQVYKGDLVQEVHQKFNDWISQVVRVYNKDSFAEFEWLVGPIPIDDGIGKEVITRFNSDIASDGIFRTDSNGREMIKRKINHRDTWSVKINEAVAGNYYPITTKIDLEDDTARMAILTDRAQGGSSLKDGSLELMVHRRLLKDDAFGVGEALNETEFGDGLIARGKHHLFFGKSTDREGVSLKGIERLTQLEKLLPTWKFFSNMEDYSADEWQTAFTNIFSGISLVLPKPVHLLTLEPWHENQLLVRFEHIMENGEDASYSQPVQFNVKNVLSAFDVEGIRETTLDGNAWLDESRRLQFAPDPEEAAFNTYATFSQPAESVHLLSAEKPMLGVKYADEGLPAGQLGAESNRIKRETDSRQDKKDEGRSSKSTEGPYNSFKADSSNQEYIIELSPMEIRTFIVYLTPA
- the LOC117145464 gene encoding lysosomal alpha-mannosidase isoform X1, with the translated sequence MSAKTSVWLVFFCALGCLIHDADFRSIQPKASQCGYQSCHPTKPNMLNVHLVAHTHDDVGWLKTVDQYYYGSETRIQKAGVQYIIDSVVEALLRDPEKRFIYVESAFFFKWWKEQKPKVQEAVKMLVEQGRLEFIGGAWSMNDEATTHYQSVIDQFSWGLRLLNDTFGECGRPRVGWQIDPFGHSREMASMFAQMGFDGMFFGRLDYQDKDERLMTKNAEMIWHGSANLGEEADLFSGALYNNYQAPDGFCFDILCSDAPIIDGKHSPDNNVKERIDTFLDFAKTQSQYYRTNNIIVTMGGDFTYQAAQVYYKNLDKLIRYGNERQANGSNINLLYSTPSCYLKSLHDAGITWPTKSDDFFPYASDPHAYWTGYFTSRPTLKRFERDGNHFLQVCKQLSALAPKKPEEFDPHLTFMRETLGIMQHHDAITGTEKEKVALDYAKRMSVAFRACGATTRNALNQLAVQSKDNIKDKSAKYVFEFKTCALLNITSCPVSEVNDRFALTLYNPLAHTVNEYVRIPVPYSNYRIIDNKGVTLESQAVPIPQVLIDIKHRNSTAKYEIVFLATNIPPLGYRTYYVEKLDSTEDNTRSKALPKRTSSVTVIGNSHIKLGFDTNGFLSEVTADGLTRLVSQEFLFYEGAVGNNAEFLNRSSGAYIFRPNENKIHFATDQVEIQVYKGDLVQEVHQKFNDWISQVVRVYNKDSFAEFEWLVGPIPIDDGIGKEVITRFNSDIASDGIFRTDSNGREMIKRKINHRDTWSVKINEAVAGNYYPITTKIDLEDDTARMAILTDRAQGGSSLKDGSLELMVHRRLLKDDAFGVGEALNETEFGDGLIARGKHHLFFGKSTDREGVSLKGIERLTQLEKLLPTWKFFSNMEDYSADEWQTAFTNIFSGISLVLPKPVHLLTLEPWHENQLLVRFEHIMENGEDASYSQPVQFNVKNVLSAFDVEGIRETTLDGNAWLDESRRLQFAPDPEEAAFNTYATFSQPAESVHLLSAEKPMLGVKYADEGLPAGQLGAESNRIKRETDSRQDKKDEGRSSKSTEGPYNSFKADSSNQEYIIELSPMEIRTFIVYLTPA
- the LOC117145919 gene encoding RNA pseudouridylate synthase domain-containing protein 2, encoding MQNSPAPCAWYLPWSLAAQQHQQKMLQMQSPFLDKMGATTVGGIFAGQPQMQQQLSPNTAAAPPANYQQPALHPSAAPGAPHFHMGSPYSHLAPQLLNAGQLNQNALMHSAMFSSLPLGAYYAPAAGAGHSAFGGVPLTTAAQQSLLAATGGAPAGHLANQQTAAQVPVQVPVQMAQRTAPAACSMVQPLNCLPHQELNHLSSINLNLLRSPAPPLPAIQVLPSAEVPINKKTTSPRDAENLKIKVPEKRKTDDNDQIKELKKAKLETKALKAKRPGFTDERYQETSYYMENGLRKVYPYYFTFTTFTKGRWVGEKILDIFSREFRAHPAEEYERCIQTGTLTVNFEKVPIDYRLKHNDLLANIVHRHEVPVTCQPIKIVHMDEDIVVVNKPASIPVHPCGRYRHNTVVFILAKEFNLKNLRTIHRLDRLTSGLLLFGRSPKKARQMEQQIRNRQVEKEYICRVEGVFPDGIVECKEPIEVVSYKIGVCKVSPKGKDCTTTFQKLSQNGTTSVVLCKPLTGRMHQIRVHLQYLGYPILNDPLYNHEVFGPLKGRSGDIGGKSDEELIRDLINIHNAENWLGIDCDSDISMFKSTKDEADRESLSSEHTSVVHHSDDDGCANSRETTPPCNEPLQPENSVKLLETTNAVKEYQVAAQKSSTEICPAPALDAVESPLSGGGCHVGKVTVDEHCYECKVHYRDPKSKDLIMYLHAWKYKGPGWEYETELPNWARNDWDHLDSA